Proteins found in one Methylophilaceae bacterium genomic segment:
- a CDS encoding peptidyl-prolyl cis-trans isomerase, which yields MITKQIKRWLIALTFSIATIHSHAATQVEFKTSEGDFIVELYPSKAPITVANFLQYVKDGFYTKTIFHRVINDFMIQGGGFERDLYEKPTRNPIKNEANNGLKNKVGTIAMARTSDPDSATAQFFINLSDNAFLDHKGPQPDQIGYCVFGQVISGMEVVKKIGIIPTGQVSRFSDVPTKPIKINSVKLLEKVNAQ from the coding sequence ATGATAACTAAACAAATAAAGCGATGGCTTATTGCATTAACATTCAGCATTGCCACCATCCATTCACATGCTGCTACCCAAGTAGAGTTCAAAACAAGCGAAGGTGATTTTATTGTTGAGCTATACCCTAGCAAAGCACCCATCACTGTTGCGAACTTTTTACAATATGTGAAGGATGGTTTTTATACAAAAACTATTTTCCATCGCGTTATTAATGACTTTATGATTCAAGGTGGTGGTTTTGAGCGCGATTTATATGAGAAGCCAACACGTAATCCAATCAAAAACGAAGCCAATAACGGTCTAAAAAACAAAGTTGGTACAATTGCTATGGCGCGTACCAGCGATCCAGATTCAGCTACCGCACAATTCTTTATCAATCTGAGTGATAATGCTTTTTTAGACCACAAAGGCCCTCAACCAGACCAGATTGGGTACTGTGTGTTTGGTCAAGTCATCAGCGGCATGGAGGTGGTTAAAAAAATAGGCATTATTCCAACTGGCCAAGTTTCTCGTTTTAGTGATGTCCCAACTAAGCCTATCAAAATCAATAGCGTTAAATTACTTGAAAAAGTTAACGCCCAATAA
- a CDS encoding peptidyl-prolyl cis-trans isomerase: MVKLSTNFGDITLDLDAEKAPITVANFIQYVESGFYDGLIFHRVINDFMIQGGGMDAQMKQKSTEAEIQNEADNGLTNNTYTIAMARTSAPHSASSQFFINVNNNDFLNHTSQTPSGWGYCVFGKVIEGMDVVDKIKSVKTGSKGGHQDVPVDPVIIEKATIC, translated from the coding sequence GTGGTAAAACTCTCAACAAATTTTGGCGATATAACGCTAGATCTTGATGCCGAAAAAGCACCAATTACAGTAGCTAACTTTATACAATACGTAGAAAGTGGTTTTTACGATGGTTTAATTTTTCATCGCGTGATTAATGATTTCATGATTCAGGGCGGCGGCATGGATGCCCAGATGAAGCAAAAAAGCACAGAAGCCGAAATACAAAACGAAGCAGATAATGGCTTAACTAACAATACATACACCATTGCAATGGCACGCACCTCTGCACCGCACTCTGCAAGTAGTCAGTTTTTTATTAATGTGAATAATAATGATTTCTTAAATCACACATCTCAAACGCCTAGCGGCTGGGGTTACTGTGTATTTGGTAAAGTCATTGAAGGCATGGATGTTGTAGACAAAATTAAATCTGTTAAAACTGGCTCTAAAGGGGGTCATCAAGATGTTCCAGTTGATCCAGTTATTATTGAAAAAGCGACTATTTGCTAA